One region of Rhodospirillaceae bacterium genomic DNA includes:
- a CDS encoding helix-turn-helix transcriptional regulator, producing MARERTSSRDKDNKKPGNLVKAAARQGRSTTSMAGAPDKLTAKQTKQAADLQQDPHHVSDKGRSLEAAIGREVRNFRHQLNMTVAQLSVASGMSAGMLSKIENGQTSPSLATLHELSKALQVPVTSFFRGFEEERSATFVSAGQGLPIERRGTRAGHQYQLLGHGFSRGLAVEPYLVTLTENSDVFPIFQHDGVEFLYILQGEVGYRHGDKLYHMHPGDSLYFDSDVPHGPEQLIKLPIRFLSIITYARDND from the coding sequence ATGGCGCGTGAGCGCACCAGCAGCCGCGACAAGGACAACAAGAAGCCGGGCAATCTGGTGAAGGCTGCGGCCCGCCAGGGCCGCTCGACCACGTCCATGGCGGGTGCCCCCGACAAACTCACAGCCAAGCAGACCAAGCAAGCTGCCGACCTGCAGCAGGATCCGCATCACGTCAGCGACAAGGGTCGTTCACTGGAAGCGGCGATCGGCCGCGAAGTGCGCAATTTCCGTCATCAACTCAACATGACGGTCGCCCAATTGTCGGTCGCGTCCGGCATGTCGGCGGGCATGCTCTCGAAGATCGAGAATGGCCAGACTTCCCCGTCGCTTGCCACCTTGCATGAACTTTCAAAGGCCCTTCAGGTCCCGGTGACCTCGTTTTTCCGTGGTTTCGAGGAAGAACGGTCCGCGACCTTCGTTTCAGCGGGGCAAGGCCTCCCCATCGAGCGCCGCGGGACCCGCGCCGGTCACCAGTACCAGCTGCTCGGCCATGGTTTCAGTCGCGGCCTCGCGGTCGAGCCCTACCTGGTGACGCTCACCGAGAACTCCGATGTGTTTCCCATCTTCCAGCATGATGGGGTCGAGTTTCTCTATATTTTACAAGGCGAAGTCGGCTATCGACACGGCGACAAGCTCTATCATATGCATCCCGGCGACAGCCTCTATTTCGACTCGGACGTGCCCCATGGGCCGGAACAACTGATCAAGCTGCCGATCCGGTTCCTGTCCATCATCACCTATGCCCGCGACAACGATTAG
- a CDS encoding GlxA family transcriptional regulator, with protein MNEREIADFAAARTIGAAPFRLAIILVPGFALMSFASAIEPARAANRMSGRKLYQWALFGTGTGGVESNSGIEVAAKPVSELDPADFDMAIICAATHAEAKRFMAVEAAARRLHRAGLALAAVSTGSFVLARAGLLTGRRCTVHWDYADSFREAFPDVELLNDLFVVDGRILTCAGATAALDMMLELIQCHHGRELARQIADQFLHGGIRGATEGQRQVLLGAAVRNTVVQRAVQRMEATVEEPVSPAKLAHELGVSQRQLERLSKRYLGCTPAKFHAQLRLQRARRMLRQTELSVAEIAIACGFVSLSHFAKAYRRQFSVSPRQDRQAA; from the coding sequence ATGAACGAGCGCGAGATCGCAGATTTCGCAGCGGCCCGCACCATCGGGGCCGCACCCTTTCGCCTCGCCATCATTCTGGTCCCCGGCTTTGCCTTGATGTCCTTCGCCTCGGCCATCGAGCCGGCGCGGGCTGCCAACCGCATGTCGGGGCGCAAGCTCTATCAATGGGCCCTGTTCGGGACCGGGACCGGTGGTGTGGAATCGAACAGCGGCATCGAGGTCGCGGCCAAGCCGGTGAGCGAGCTTGATCCGGCCGATTTCGACATGGCGATCATTTGCGCTGCGACCCATGCCGAGGCCAAGCGGTTCATGGCCGTCGAAGCGGCAGCTCGTCGCCTGCACCGGGCGGGGCTCGCTTTGGCCGCGGTCAGCACCGGCAGCTTCGTGCTGGCGCGGGCTGGTCTGCTCACGGGGCGGCGCTGCACGGTGCATTGGGACTATGCAGATTCCTTCCGCGAAGCTTTTCCCGATGTCGAGCTGCTCAATGATCTCTTCGTCGTCGATGGCCGGATTCTGACCTGTGCCGGGGCGACGGCGGCGCTCGACATGATGCTGGAACTGATCCAGTGCCATCATGGCCGCGAACTGGCGCGCCAGATTGCCGACCAGTTCCTCCATGGCGGCATTCGCGGGGCGACCGAGGGGCAGCGCCAGGTGCTGCTGGGGGCCGCGGTGCGCAACACGGTGGTGCAACGCGCGGTCCAGCGCATGGAAGCGACTGTCGAGGAGCCTGTATCGCCGGCGAAACTCGCCCATGAACTGGGTGTCAGCCAGCGCCAGCTGGAGCGCCTGTCGAAGCGCTATCTCGGCTGCACACCGGCCAAGTTCCATGCCCAGCTCAGGTTGCAGCGGGCACGTCGCATGTTGCGCCAGACCGAACTCAGCGTGGCCGAGATTGCCATTGCCTGCGGTTTTGTCTCACTTTCCCATTTCGCCAAGGCCTATCGCCGGCAATTCAGCGTCAGTCCGCGCCAGGATCGCCAGGCGGCCTGA
- a CDS encoding sarcosine oxidase produces the protein MSNINPASLKRRSFIYRDLAALGAEFGEINGGAVPLSFGGTREAELASARRLALADLSVMPHCGFKGKGTAEWLAAQGLNIGPDSNKAYAQAGGESAARLAPTEIFLLDSLAGTGALMARLNAAWGWAEAAPRPQQGYPLPRQDSHGWFMLAGEFAPEMFSKMCGVDLRRDRFADGSIAQTSLAKMSAIIIRADRKGKDGRVHAAYHVLADIASAEYLWSCLMDAGKEFDIRPVGLTALQDLES, from the coding sequence ATGAGCAATATCAATCCTGCCAGCCTCAAGCGCCGCAGCTTCATCTATCGCGATCTCGCGGCCTTGGGCGCAGAATTCGGCGAGATCAATGGCGGTGCGGTCCCGCTCAGTTTTGGCGGCACGCGCGAGGCCGAGCTGGCATCTGCGCGCAGGCTTGCCTTGGCCGATCTTTCCGTCATGCCGCATTGCGGCTTCAAGGGCAAAGGCACGGCGGAATGGCTGGCCGCCCAGGGCCTCAATATCGGGCCGGACAGCAACAAGGCGTACGCGCAAGCCGGTGGCGAATCGGCAGCGCGCCTGGCGCCGACGGAAATCTTCCTGCTGGATTCTCTCGCCGGGACCGGCGCCCTGATGGCGCGGTTGAACGCGGCGTGGGGCTGGGCCGAGGCAGCGCCCCGGCCACAACAGGGCTATCCGCTGCCCCGCCAGGACAGCCATGGCTGGTTCATGCTCGCTGGCGAGTTCGCGCCGGAAATGTTCTCGAAGATGTGCGGCGTCGATCTCAGGCGCGACCGGTTTGCGGATGGTTCGATCGCCCAGACATCGCTCGCCAAGATGAGCGCCATCATCATCCGCGCCGACCGCAAGGGGAAGGATGGCCGCGTGCATGCGGCCTATCATGTGCTGGCCGACATTGCCTCGGCCGAATATCTCTGGTCCTGCCTGATGGATGCCGGCAAGGAGTTCGATATCAGGCCGGTGGGCCTTACCGCGCTTCAAGACCTGGAGTCATGA
- a CDS encoding (2Fe-2S)-binding protein, with product MSDINRLPAPFGRLIDRTESVSFDFEGRTITAYKGDTIASALCANDQWMISRSFKYHRPRGVLTMAGQDANTLVQLPQEPNCLADKYPAANGLKVKAQNYFGSFDSDMARVVELVHRFLPVGFYYKTFNEKRNSWKFWEPIVRAMTGLGAIDPTADFHESYYDKQYLFADVAVIGGGPAGLAAARAAAEAGAEVILIEENAAVGGSLGYARFDAEGTRAPSLLKEMSVEGIKNLTVMTGAICSGVFSDNWIPVIKGNRFYKLRAKSIVVATGSIEQPAVFRNNDLPGVMMASAAQRLIRLYGVRPGRSAVILAANDDAYGAALDLIEAGVAVNAIADLRPALSNSPLVAAVKARGVAIHVGYGISEALYAQKTHISGAVLAPVSGEGTLGAGGFTAPCDLILMSVGFSPAGQLLHHAGAKFGYCRESHMFQPVGLPANVQAAGSVNNVYDLDAVVADGKRAGLAAARDAGCDVGAVPTAPTERGHIGRTHPWPIFPHARGFDFVDFDEDLKYHDLINGIADGYDNVELLKRYSTVGMGPSQGRHSAVTSVRVVSRETGTDIANMNVTTQRPPYTPEKFGHLAGRVFDPERRTAMHHRHLELGAQMMPAGVWWRPAYYGTKSERSKAIAAEVKSVRENVGLIDVSTLGGLDVRGPDAAEFLNRMYTFSYTKQPIGRSRYVLMTDNAGVITDDGVACRFHDEHFYVTATTSGVDVVYRQMLFWNAQWRLDVDVANVTAALCGVNIAGPKSRAVLQKVCTDIDLSPEAFPYMGVKLGTVAGIPARLMRVGFVGELGYEIHVPAGYGEALWDALLEAGKPEGIKPFGVEAQRVLRLEKGHIIVSQDTDGLTSVWEADMPWALAKTKPFFVGGRSTEILAKTRLVRKLVGFTLKNATDPCPEECHLVLKGEEIVGRVTSAVHSPSLGKVVGLAYVHGDDAEPGKEFTIKVDGGKRITGVVTKYPFYDPENKRQEM from the coding sequence ATGAGCGACATCAATCGCCTGCCCGCACCCTTCGGGCGCCTGATCGACCGGACTGAATCGGTCAGTTTCGATTTCGAGGGTCGGACCATCACCGCCTACAAGGGCGACACGATCGCCTCGGCCTTGTGCGCCAACGATCAGTGGATGATCTCGCGCTCGTTCAAATATCACCGGCCGCGCGGCGTGCTGACCATGGCGGGGCAGGATGCCAACACGCTGGTGCAGTTGCCGCAGGAACCCAATTGCCTTGCCGACAAGTACCCGGCGGCCAATGGCTTGAAGGTGAAGGCACAGAACTATTTCGGCTCCTTCGACAGCGACATGGCGCGCGTGGTGGAACTGGTGCACCGTTTCCTGCCCGTCGGCTTCTATTACAAGACGTTCAACGAGAAGCGGAATTCCTGGAAATTCTGGGAACCAATCGTGCGCGCCATGACGGGATTGGGTGCCATCGATCCCACGGCGGATTTCCACGAAAGCTATTACGACAAGCAGTATCTGTTCGCCGATGTAGCAGTGATCGGCGGCGGGCCAGCCGGCTTGGCGGCGGCACGCGCCGCGGCGGAAGCGGGTGCCGAGGTGATCCTCATCGAGGAGAATGCAGCGGTTGGCGGGTCGTTGGGTTATGCGCGCTTCGATGCCGAGGGCACGCGGGCGCCCTCGCTGCTCAAGGAGATGTCGGTCGAGGGCATCAAGAACCTCACCGTCATGACAGGGGCTATCTGCTCCGGCGTCTTTTCCGACAATTGGATTCCGGTGATCAAGGGCAACCGCTTCTACAAGCTGCGTGCGAAGTCGATCGTCGTCGCCACCGGCTCGATCGAGCAACCGGCCGTCTTCCGCAACAATGATCTGCCGGGCGTGATGATGGCGAGTGCCGCGCAGCGCCTCATCCGGCTCTATGGCGTGCGACCCGGCCGCAGTGCCGTGATCCTTGCCGCCAATGACGATGCCTATGGCGCAGCGCTCGACCTCATCGAGGCGGGTGTCGCCGTGAATGCGATTGCCGATCTGCGGCCGGCGTTGTCGAATTCGCCGCTGGTGGCGGCGGTCAAGGCGCGCGGTGTGGCGATCCATGTCGGGTACGGCATCTCGGAAGCGCTCTATGCGCAGAAGACCCATATCTCCGGGGCCGTGCTGGCGCCGGTATCGGGAGAAGGCACCTTGGGCGCCGGCGGATTCACAGCGCCCTGCGATCTCATCCTCATGTCCGTGGGGTTCAGCCCGGCGGGGCAGTTGCTGCACCATGCCGGGGCGAAGTTCGGCTATTGCCGGGAGTCGCATATGTTCCAGCCGGTGGGCCTGCCGGCGAATGTGCAGGCTGCTGGTTCGGTCAACAATGTCTATGACCTTGATGCCGTGGTCGCCGATGGCAAGCGCGCTGGCTTGGCGGCTGCCAGGGATGCCGGCTGCGATGTCGGTGCAGTTCCCACCGCACCAACCGAGCGTGGCCATATCGGCCGCACACATCCCTGGCCGATTTTCCCGCATGCGCGTGGCTTCGATTTCGTCGATTTCGACGAGGATCTCAAATATCACGACCTCATCAACGGCATCGCCGACGGCTATGACAATGTCGAATTGCTGAAGCGCTATTCGACTGTCGGCATGGGGCCGAGCCAGGGGCGTCATTCGGCCGTGACCTCGGTGCGTGTGGTCTCGCGCGAGACGGGCACCGACATCGCCAACATGAACGTCACCACGCAGCGGCCGCCTTACACGCCTGAAAAATTCGGCCATCTCGCCGGCCGCGTGTTCGATCCGGAACGCCGCACGGCGATGCATCACCGGCATCTGGAGCTGGGTGCCCAGATGATGCCGGCGGGTGTCTGGTGGCGGCCTGCCTATTACGGCACGAAGTCCGAGCGCAGCAAGGCGATTGCCGCCGAGGTAAAGTCGGTGCGCGAGAATGTCGGCCTCATCGACGTCTCGACCCTGGGTGGGCTCGATGTGCGCGGGCCGGATGCCGCCGAATTCCTCAACCGCATGTACACGTTCAGCTACACCAAGCAGCCGATCGGTCGCTCGCGCTATGTGCTGATGACCGACAATGCCGGCGTCATCACCGATGATGGCGTCGCCTGCCGGTTCCATGACGAGCACTTCTACGTGACGGCGACCACCAGCGGCGTCGATGTGGTCTACCGCCAGATGCTGTTCTGGAATGCGCAATGGCGTCTCGATGTCGATGTTGCCAACGTCACGGCGGCCCTCTGCGGTGTCAACATCGCCGGGCCGAAATCGCGCGCTGTCCTGCAGAAGGTCTGCACGGATATCGACCTCTCACCGGAAGCCTTCCCATACATGGGCGTGAAGTTGGGCACGGTAGCGGGGATTCCTGCGCGTCTGATGCGCGTCGGTTTTGTCGGCGAACTGGGCTATGAAATCCATGTGCCGGCAGGCTATGGCGAGGCGCTGTGGGATGCGCTGCTGGAAGCCGGCAAGCCGGAAGGCATCAAGCCCTTCGGTGTCGAAGCGCAGCGTGTGCTGCGACTGGAAAAAGGCCATATCATCGTCAGCCAGGACACCGACGGCCTCACCAGCGTCTGGGAAGCGGACATGCCTTGGGCGCTTGCCAAGACAAAGCCGTTCTTCGTCGGCGGACGCTCGACCGAGATCCTCGCCAAGACCAGACTGGTGCGGAAGCTGGTCGGCTTCACCTTGAAGAATGCCACGGATCCTTGCCCCGAGGAGTGCCATCTGGTGCTGAAGGGTGAGGAGATCGTGGGGCGCGTCACCTCGGCGGTGCATTCGCCCAGCCTTGGCAAGGTGGTGGGTCTTGCCTATGTGCATGGCGACGATGCCGAACCGGGCAAGGAATTCACCATCAAGGTCGATGGCGGCAAGCGCATCACCGGTGTGGTGACGAAATATCCATTCTACGATCCAGAGAACAAGCGGCAGGAGATGTGA
- a CDS encoding sarcosine oxidase subunit delta produces the protein MKVMNCPLNGPRNISEFAWGGEVKPMPDPASVDDKVWADWLFLENNEAGVVREWWCHVPTSFWFIAERNTVTDEILKTYPAGDVFNARVEFAPKAAEVKK, from the coding sequence ATGAAAGTCATGAATTGCCCCTTGAACGGCCCACGCAACATCAGCGAATTCGCCTGGGGCGGCGAGGTGAAACCGATGCCCGATCCCGCCAGCGTCGATGACAAGGTCTGGGCCGATTGGCTGTTCCTGGAGAACAACGAGGCCGGTGTCGTGCGCGAATGGTGGTGCCATGTGCCGACCTCGTTCTGGTTCATTGCCGAACGAAATACCGTCACCGACGAGATTCTGAAGACCTATCCGGCAGGTGATGTGTTCAACGCCCGCGTGGAATTTGCGCCGAAAGCGGCAGAGGTCAAGAAATGA
- a CDS encoding LysR family transcriptional regulator, which produces MARPSLRRSLPPLNSLVAFEAAGRLESFTAAGRELSLTQAAISRQIQQLESDLGVLLFSRSRRGMRLTPEGDILYRSVTAGLTSISDTATTLRQQQGRRNVTIGATLGFSTFWLMPRLPGFRSANPNIDLRLVASDALGDLAEERIDMAIRYGDGHWPAVNATRLFGGEMFPVAAPALLKGKKLPLSLDDFRAMPLLEYESADPRWLNWEDWSHGLPEKPKLPAARIRFNSYPLLVQAAVAGEGIGLGWRYFVDEFLHDGRLVRPVEEVMVTDFAFHLVEPIGARPRTATTLLRNWLLDRARESAATALP; this is translated from the coding sequence ATGGCTCGTCCGTCGCTCCGTCGCTCCTTGCCGCCGTTGAATTCCCTGGTCGCCTTCGAGGCGGCGGGCAGGTTGGAGAGTTTCACCGCGGCCGGCCGGGAACTCAGCCTCACCCAGGCCGCCATCAGCCGGCAGATCCAGCAGCTGGAATCCGATCTCGGCGTGCTGCTGTTCTCCCGCTCACGCCGCGGCATGCGCCTGACGCCCGAAGGGGACATTCTCTATCGATCCGTGACGGCGGGCCTTACCTCGATCTCGGATACGGCGACCACGCTGCGCCAGCAGCAGGGACGGCGCAATGTCACCATCGGCGCCACCCTGGGCTTTTCCACCTTCTGGCTGATGCCGCGCCTGCCTGGCTTCCGTTCCGCAAATCCCAACATCGATCTGCGCCTGGTGGCCTCGGATGCCTTGGGCGATCTTGCCGAAGAACGTATCGACATGGCGATACGCTATGGCGACGGCCATTGGCCGGCGGTCAATGCCACCCGCCTGTTCGGGGGCGAGATGTTCCCGGTGGCAGCACCTGCCCTGCTCAAGGGCAAGAAGCTGCCGCTGAGCCTCGATGATTTTCGCGCCATGCCGCTCCTGGAGTATGAATCGGCCGATCCGCGCTGGCTCAATTGGGAAGACTGGTCGCATGGGCTGCCCGAAAAGCCCAAGCTGCCGGCAGCGCGCATCCGCTTCAACAGCTATCCTCTGTTGGTGCAGGCGGCGGTCGCCGGCGAGGGAATTGGCCTTGGCTGGCGCTATTTTGTCGACGAATTTCTCCATGACGGCAGGCTGGTGCGCCCCGTGGAAGAGGTGATGGTGACCGATTTTGCCTTCCATCTGGTTGAGCCGATCGGCGCCAGGCCGCGCACGGCCACCACGCTTTTGCGCAACTGGCTGCTCGACCGGGCGCGGGAGAGCGCCGCGACGGCGCTGCCGTAA